The following are from one region of the Pirellulaceae bacterium genome:
- a CDS encoding transcriptional repressor has product MPNQSTAQPASGLEAVQVSQTPNERFEEYLASRGLRKTEQRRYLVEQVFQRHEHFDADQLMEQLPKRGQPNYVSRPTVYRTLKEFVDAGLLRRFELNGRSVYEHDYGYPEHDHLYCTGCHRLIEFQTPQLVQLRDEIARSHRFRVRSHRLIIQGVCENCSQARKSQRHRQDRV; this is encoded by the coding sequence ATGCCCAATCAATCGACTGCCCAGCCGGCCAGCGGGCTCGAAGCTGTTCAGGTCTCACAGACCCCCAACGAACGTTTCGAGGAGTATCTGGCCTCACGCGGCCTGAGAAAGACCGAACAGCGGCGGTACTTGGTCGAACAGGTATTTCAGCGGCATGAGCATTTTGATGCCGACCAGTTGATGGAACAACTGCCCAAACGCGGGCAGCCCAACTACGTCAGTCGTCCAACTGTCTACCGGACCCTCAAGGAGTTTGTGGACGCAGGCCTGTTACGTAGGTTTGAGCTAAATGGCCGCAGCGTTTATGAGCACGACTACGGTTACCCCGAACATGATCATTTGTACTGCACCGGCTGTCATCGGTTGATCGAGTTTCAGACGCCGCAGTTGGTGCAGCTTCGCGACGAAATCGCTCGTAGCCATCGCTTTCGCGTGCGCAGTCACCGGTTGATCATTCAGGGGGTATGCGAAAACTGCAGCCAGGCTCGCAAGTCCCAGCGGCATCGCCAGGACCGTGTGTAA